Proteins from one Deinococcus budaensis genomic window:
- a CDS encoding COX15/CtaA family protein: MSGTLTVPRAGAGAWLPRLAWAALAYNVLVILWGAVVRITGAGAGCGDHWPLCNGVVVPQSPTLHTVIEFSHRLTSAASGLLALALLALAFRATPRGHPARLGAALSLGLIVLEGLVGGVQVRLGLTADSTDPARGLVQGVHLANTFLLLGALLLTALWASGRPALRLRGQGRVLGLGTLGLVLTLVLGMAGAVTALGDLLFAPTPGTPLDTVRRDFGATAGLIENLRVVHPLLAVLTSAYLVWLVTALRRWRPSPGVTRWGAALVGVLALQMVAGFANVALKAPGWMQLTHLGLACIMWLVTVLLTYEALSALRRVPASARRGVTA, encoded by the coding sequence ATGAGCGGAACGCTGACGGTTCCCCGCGCAGGTGCGGGCGCGTGGCTGCCCCGGCTGGCGTGGGCGGCGCTGGCCTACAACGTGCTGGTGATCTTGTGGGGCGCGGTGGTGCGGATCACGGGCGCGGGGGCCGGGTGCGGCGACCACTGGCCGCTGTGCAACGGCGTGGTGGTGCCGCAAAGCCCGACCCTGCACACGGTGATCGAGTTCAGCCACCGCCTGACCAGCGCGGCGAGCGGCCTCCTCGCGCTGGCGCTGCTGGCGCTGGCCTTTCGCGCGACCCCGCGCGGGCATCCCGCCCGGCTGGGCGCGGCGCTGAGCCTGGGTTTGATCGTGCTGGAAGGTCTGGTGGGCGGCGTGCAGGTGCGGCTGGGGCTGACCGCCGACTCCACAGACCCCGCGCGCGGGCTGGTGCAGGGCGTCCACCTGGCGAACACCTTCTTGCTGCTGGGTGCGCTGCTGCTCACGGCGCTGTGGGCCTCGGGCCGCCCGGCGCTGCGGCTGCGCGGCCAGGGGCGGGTGCTGGGGCTGGGCACCCTGGGGCTGGTGCTGACGCTGGTTCTGGGAATGGCGGGCGCCGTGACCGCGCTGGGCGACCTGCTGTTCGCGCCCACGCCCGGCACGCCGCTGGACACCGTGCGGCGCGACTTCGGAGCCACGGCGGGCCTGATCGAGAACCTGCGGGTCGTTCACCCGCTGCTCGCCGTGCTGACCAGCGCGTATCTGGTCTGGCTGGTGACCGCGCTGCGGCGCTGGCGGCCCTCGCCGGGCGTGACCCGCTGGGGGGCCGCGCTCGTGGGCGTGCTCGCCCTCCAGATGGTCGCGGGCTTTGCCAACGTGGCCCTCAAGGCGCCGGGCTGGATGCAGCTCACGCACCTGGGGCTGGCGTGCATCATGTGGCTCGTGACGGTGCTGCTGACCTACGAGGCCCTGAGCGCCCTGCGCCGGGTGCCGGCCTCCGCCCGCCGGGGGGTGACGGCGTGA
- a CDS encoding sigma 54-interacting transcriptional regulator, translated as MTAAQGQARARTLGELLQTPEYRGRAPFDGQRRTVQDEVRENLTRKLRGGEELFPGVVGYDDTVIPQLVNALLARQNFILLGLRGQAKSRILRAITELLDDVVPVIDGVDMPDDPLNPIGAEGRHLLEVHGLELPVRWLPRQDRYVEKLATPDVTVADLIGDVDPIKAARLGTSLGDTRSMHFGLLPRANRGIFAVNELADLAPKVQVALFNILQEGDVQIKGYPIRLELDVMLVFSANPEDYTARGKIVTPLKDRIGSEIRTHYPSDVRLGMDITAQEAVKAEGVTVPGFIAELVEEIAFQAREDGRVDKMSGVSQRLPISLMEVASANAERRGLISGDAPVVRVSDVYAGLPAITGKMELEYEGELKGADQVARDVIRKAAGAVYARHYASANTRELEKWFEDGNVFRFPQSGDAGAALKAARAVPGLPDLAAEVAASPDDAVRVSAAEFVLEGLYGRKKLSRAEETYAAPEPEVRQQRGGRWN; from the coding sequence ATGACCGCTGCACAGGGACAGGCAAGGGCCAGGACGCTGGGAGAACTTCTTCAGACGCCGGAGTACCGGGGCCGCGCGCCCTTCGACGGTCAGCGGCGCACGGTGCAAGACGAGGTGCGGGAAAACCTGACGCGCAAGCTGCGGGGCGGCGAGGAACTGTTTCCGGGCGTGGTGGGCTACGACGACACGGTGATTCCGCAGCTGGTCAACGCCCTGCTGGCCCGCCAGAACTTCATCCTGCTGGGCCTGCGCGGGCAGGCGAAAAGCCGCATCCTGCGCGCGATCACGGAACTGCTTGACGACGTGGTGCCGGTGATCGACGGGGTGGACATGCCCGACGATCCCCTCAACCCCATCGGCGCCGAGGGCCGCCACCTGCTCGAAGTCCACGGCCTGGAGCTGCCGGTGCGCTGGCTGCCGCGTCAGGACCGCTACGTGGAAAAGCTCGCCACCCCCGACGTGACGGTGGCCGACCTGATCGGGGACGTGGACCCCATCAAGGCCGCCCGCCTGGGCACCTCGCTGGGCGACACCCGCTCGATGCACTTCGGGCTGCTGCCGCGCGCCAACCGGGGCATCTTCGCGGTCAACGAGCTGGCCGACCTCGCGCCCAAGGTGCAGGTGGCGCTCTTTAACATCCTTCAGGAAGGGGACGTGCAGATCAAGGGCTACCCCATCCGGCTGGAACTCGACGTGATGCTGGTCTTTTCCGCCAACCCCGAGGACTACACGGCGCGCGGCAAGATCGTCACGCCGCTGAAAGACCGCATCGGCTCGGAGATCCGCACCCACTACCCCAGCGACGTGCGGCTGGGCATGGACATCACCGCCCAGGAGGCCGTGAAGGCCGAGGGCGTCACCGTGCCCGGCTTCATCGCCGAGCTGGTCGAGGAGATCGCCTTCCAGGCCCGCGAGGACGGCCGGGTGGACAAGATGAGCGGCGTGTCGCAGAGACTCCCCATCAGCCTGATGGAAGTCGCCTCGGCCAACGCCGAACGCCGGGGCCTGATTTCCGGCGACGCCCCGGTCGTGCGGGTCAGCGACGTGTACGCGGGCCTCCCGGCGATCACCGGCAAGATGGAGCTGGAGTACGAGGGCGAACTCAAGGGCGCCGATCAGGTCGCCCGCGACGTGATCCGCAAGGCCGCCGGAGCCGTCTACGCCCGCCACTACGCCTCCGCGAACACCCGCGAGCTGGAAAAGTGGTTCGAGGACGGCAACGTCTTCCGCTTTCCGCAATCGGGAGACGCGGGCGCCGCCTTGAAGGCCGCCAGGGCCGTGCCGGGCCTCCCGGACCTCGCCGCCGAGGTGGCCGCCAGCCCCGACGACGCCGTGCGGGTCAGCGCCGCCGAGTTCGTGCTGGAGGGCCTCTATGGCCGCAAGAAGCTCAGCCGCGCCGAGGAGACCTACGCCGCCCCCGAACCCGAGGTGCGCCAGCAGCGCGGCGGGCGCTGGAACTGA
- a CDS encoding heme o synthase, producing MDRASPAPAASSPAARPVRATWRDYLALTKPKVISLLLWTTVTAMVMAARGWPGLWLLIVVSLAGYASAGSAGVFNMIIDRDIDLKMKRTAGRPTSSGLISRRDAAIFGSTLQVGSFAALWLWATPLAAWMSLAGFFTYVVVYTLWLKRTTWHNIVLGGAAGCFPPLVGWAAVTGDLNLFAWFLFAIVFFWTPVHFWALALMIKEEYREVGIPMLPVVHGDRLTVAQIGLYAIYTVVLSVMPVFFQEVGLIYFVSALGLGGWLLVLSWRLYRHVMAGRAVERRVAVPLYLYSMLYLALLFVAGAVDRVLLG from the coding sequence GTGGACCGCGCCTCTCCCGCTCCTGCCGCGAGCAGCCCGGCCGCCCGGCCCGTGCGCGCGACCTGGCGCGACTACCTCGCCCTGACCAAGCCCAAGGTCATCAGCCTGCTGCTGTGGACCACCGTCACCGCGATGGTGATGGCCGCGCGCGGCTGGCCGGGGCTGTGGCTCCTGATCGTGGTGAGTCTGGCCGGCTACGCCTCGGCGGGGTCGGCGGGCGTGTTCAACATGATCATCGACCGCGACATCGACCTCAAGATGAAGCGCACGGCGGGGCGGCCCACCTCCAGCGGGCTGATCTCCCGGCGCGACGCGGCGATCTTCGGGAGTACCCTGCAAGTCGGGTCCTTTGCGGCGCTGTGGCTCTGGGCCACCCCGCTGGCCGCCTGGATGAGCCTGGCGGGTTTTTTCACCTACGTGGTGGTGTACACCCTGTGGCTCAAGCGCACGACCTGGCACAACATCGTGCTGGGCGGCGCCGCCGGGTGCTTTCCGCCGCTGGTGGGCTGGGCCGCCGTGACGGGCGACCTGAACCTCTTCGCGTGGTTCCTGTTCGCCATCGTCTTTTTCTGGACGCCGGTGCACTTCTGGGCGCTGGCCCTGATGATCAAGGAGGAATACCGCGAGGTCGGCATTCCGATGCTGCCGGTGGTCCACGGCGACCGCCTCACGGTCGCGCAGATCGGCCTCTACGCCATCTATACGGTCGTGCTCTCGGTGATGCCGGTGTTTTTCCAGGAGGTCGGGCTGATCTACTTCGTCTCGGCGCTGGGGCTGGGCGGCTGGCTGCTGGTGCTCTCCTGGCGGCTGTACCGCCACGTCATGGCCGGGCGGGCGGTCGAGCGCCGGGTCGCCGTGCCGCTCTACCTGTACTCGATGCTGTACCTCGCCCTGCTGTTCGTGGCGGGGGCGGTGGACCGGGTGCTGCTGGGGTAA
- a CDS encoding D-lyxose/D-mannose family sugar isomerase, whose protein sequence is MLRSEVNAAQRRAVAFLGELRFAAPPWVTWTPQEWAAQPGVRAHCHARQMGWDVTDFGSGDFARRGLLLVCTRNGRPGVPGDVPYAEKLLLVGEGQETPLHTHRHKTEDIINRGGGVLVMELALVSEGGEVRDVPVPVITDGRLRHLGPLEPLALGSGESITLHPGTYHRFYAQPGHGPVLAGEVSAVNDDLHDNVFLEAVGRFPAVEPDEAPLYPLWSELGE, encoded by the coding sequence ATGCTCAGGTCAGAAGTCAATGCCGCCCAGCGCCGCGCCGTCGCCTTTCTCGGGGAGCTGCGCTTTGCCGCGCCGCCCTGGGTCACCTGGACGCCCCAGGAGTGGGCCGCGCAGCCGGGGGTGCGGGCCCACTGCCACGCCCGGCAGATGGGCTGGGACGTGACCGATTTCGGCTCGGGGGACTTTGCGCGCCGGGGCCTTTTGCTGGTCTGCACCCGCAACGGCCGCCCCGGCGTGCCCGGCGACGTGCCCTACGCCGAGAAGCTGCTGCTGGTCGGTGAGGGCCAGGAGACGCCGCTGCACACCCACCGGCACAAGACCGAGGACATCATCAACCGGGGTGGCGGGGTGCTGGTGATGGAACTGGCGCTGGTGTCGGAGGGCGGAGAGGTGAGGGACGTCCCCGTGCCCGTCATCACCGACGGCCGCCTGCGACATCTGGGGCCGCTGGAGCCGCTCGCCCTGGGGAGCGGCGAGAGCATCACCCTGCACCCGGGCACCTACCACCGCTTCTACGCCCAGCCGGGTCACGGCCCGGTGCTCGCCGGAGAGGTCAGCGCCGTGAACGACGACCTGCACGACAACGTCTTTCTGGAGGCGGTGGGGCGCTTCCCGGCCGTCGAGCCGGACGAGGCGCCGCTGTATCCGCTGTGGAGCGAGCTGGGGGAATGA
- the panB gene encoding 3-methyl-2-oxobutanoate hydroxymethyltransferase: MKRSIPELQQSAQALVMVTAYDYPGARHAEAAGVDLILVGDSLGNVVLGYDSTAPVTLADMIHHGRAVRRGAKDTFLVVDLPFGTYHTGTHDAMRAAVRVIQETGADAVKMEGASPEILEVVGTLTRNGVPVMGHVGLTPQTATAQGGLKVQGKDDEGARRILDGALALEQAGAFAVVLETVPARLARLVSERLGVPTIGIGAGVHCDGQVLVTHDLLGVYEGEEKKIAKRYAEVGRTSREAIEAYAREVRAREFPRKDNSFVMKDEVLDKLY, from the coding sequence ATGAAGCGCAGCATTCCCGAGTTGCAGCAGTCGGCCCAGGCCCTGGTCATGGTCACGGCCTACGACTATCCCGGCGCGCGGCACGCCGAGGCCGCCGGGGTGGACCTGATTCTGGTCGGGGACAGCCTGGGCAACGTGGTGCTGGGCTACGACTCGACCGCGCCCGTGACCCTGGCCGACATGATCCACCACGGGCGGGCGGTGCGGCGGGGGGCCAAGGACACCTTTCTGGTCGTGGACCTGCCCTTCGGGACCTACCACACCGGCACCCACGACGCGATGCGCGCCGCCGTGCGCGTCATTCAGGAGACGGGCGCGGACGCCGTGAAGATGGAGGGCGCCTCGCCCGAGATTCTGGAGGTCGTGGGAACCTTGACCCGCAACGGCGTCCCGGTGATGGGCCACGTCGGCCTGACGCCCCAGACGGCCACCGCCCAGGGCGGCCTGAAGGTGCAGGGCAAGGACGACGAGGGCGCCCGCCGCATTCTGGACGGGGCGCTGGCGCTGGAGCAGGCCGGGGCCTTCGCGGTCGTGCTGGAAACCGTTCCGGCCCGGCTGGCCCGGCTGGTCAGCGAGCGCCTGGGCGTGCCCACCATCGGCATCGGGGCCGGGGTCCACTGTGACGGGCAGGTCCTCGTCACCCACGACCTGCTGGGCGTCTACGAGGGCGAGGAGAAGAAGATCGCCAAACGCTACGCCGAGGTCGGCCGCACCTCCCGTGAGGCCATCGAGGCCTACGCCCGCGAGGTCCGCGCCCGCGAGTTTCCGCGCAAGGACAACAGCTTCGTGATGAAAGACGAGGTGCTGGACAAGCTGTACTGA
- a CDS encoding DUF420 domain-containing protein, translating into MAPIINQWAVITIILSGIALVVGVFFIRRGNREAHMRAMLTASALATVFLVLYLTRLALGYEKQYVGPDQWRAAYFALLISHIILAAANLPLALGALFNAWKGLKAAGNLGRIDAAPARTFFNRHRAWVRWTVPVWLYVAVTGWIIYLVLGRYGEVVTG; encoded by the coding sequence GTGGCACCGATCATCAACCAGTGGGCCGTCATCACCATCATCCTGAGCGGCATCGCGCTCGTGGTCGGCGTCTTTTTTATCCGGCGGGGCAACCGCGAGGCGCATATGCGGGCGATGCTGACCGCCAGCGCCCTGGCGACCGTCTTTCTGGTGCTGTACCTCACCCGGCTCGCGCTGGGTTACGAGAAACAGTACGTGGGGCCGGACCAGTGGCGCGCGGCCTACTTCGCCCTCCTGATCAGCCACATCATCCTGGCGGCGGCCAACCTGCCGCTGGCGCTGGGAGCGCTGTTCAACGCCTGGAAGGGGCTGAAGGCCGCCGGAAACCTGGGCCGCATCGACGCGGCCCCGGCCCGCACCTTTTTCAACCGCCACCGCGCCTGGGTGCGCTGGACGGTGCCGGTGTGGCTGTACGTGGCGGTCACAGGCTGGATCATCTACCTCGTGCTGGGGCGATACGGCGAGGTCGTGACGGGGTAA